A genomic stretch from Edaphobacter aggregans includes:
- a CDS encoding pyridoxal phosphate-dependent aminotransferase → MSQLLNDPAACSLLTRRSFLRSATATLAAAPILTEAHFALAAAREAGVPEFTMQGIYLDANENPLGPCEHARKAIADIIPNGGRYAPPLYFDLMKLYAEQMGVPVDYVMVYDGSSPPLHYSVLAFTSATRSLVCANPTYEAAQRAAEINRATVHAVPLAKDHSHDVEAMLKADNNPGVIYICNPNNPTGTITSKEQIDYAVAKKHGDTIILVDEAYIHLSDATSAIDHVKAGKDVVILRTFSKIYGLAGIRCGFAIGRPELLKKLLDYGQSPMPITGMIAAQASLLDTQLVPTRKKLIADTRNNTFAWLKQNDYSFIPSQSNCFMIDVKRPGVQIRQLMAQDGVHIGRSWSVWPTYVRVTVGLPSEMDAFKTSFKKAMDTPATAFNEDLRARRNRDGLFA, encoded by the coding sequence ATGTCACAGCTGTTGAACGACCCAGCCGCTTGTAGCCTCCTAACCCGCCGCTCCTTCCTCCGCTCCGCCACGGCAACCCTCGCCGCTGCGCCCATCCTGACTGAAGCGCACTTCGCCCTTGCCGCCGCCCGCGAAGCAGGAGTGCCCGAGTTCACCATGCAGGGCATCTACCTCGATGCCAACGAGAATCCCCTCGGCCCCTGCGAACACGCTCGCAAAGCCATCGCCGACATCATCCCCAACGGCGGCCGCTACGCCCCACCGCTCTACTTCGATCTCATGAAGCTCTACGCCGAGCAGATGGGCGTCCCCGTCGACTACGTCATGGTCTACGACGGCTCCAGCCCGCCGCTCCACTACTCCGTGCTCGCCTTCACTTCAGCCACGCGAAGCCTCGTCTGTGCCAACCCCACCTACGAAGCAGCGCAGCGCGCCGCCGAGATCAATCGGGCTACCGTCCATGCTGTTCCGCTGGCCAAGGACCACTCGCACGACGTTGAGGCCATGCTCAAAGCAGACAACAACCCCGGCGTGATCTATATCTGCAATCCGAACAACCCCACCGGCACCATCACCAGCAAAGAGCAGATCGACTACGCCGTCGCCAAAAAGCACGGCGACACCATCATCCTCGTCGACGAGGCATACATTCATCTGTCGGATGCGACCTCGGCCATCGATCACGTCAAAGCCGGCAAGGACGTCGTCATCTTGCGCACGTTCTCGAAGATCTACGGTCTGGCGGGCATCCGCTGCGGCTTTGCCATCGGTCGCCCAGAGCTCCTCAAGAAGCTTCTTGACTACGGCCAGTCGCCGATGCCGATCACCGGCATGATCGCCGCCCAGGCCAGCCTCCTGGACACGCAGCTTGTGCCCACGCGTAAGAAGCTCATCGCTGATACGCGCAACAACACCTTCGCGTGGCTCAAGCAGAACGACTACTCCTTCATCCCGTCGCAGAGCAACTGCTTCATGATCGACGTCAAGCGCCCCGGCGTGCAGATTCGCCAGCTCATGGCACAGGACGGCGTTCACATTGGACGCAGCTGGTCGGTCTGGCCCACCTACGTCCGCGTCACCGTTGGCCTGCCCTCAGAGATGGACGCCTTCAAGACCTCTTTCAAGAAGGCGATGGACACACCGGCGACAGCCTTCAACGAAGACCTCCGGGCCAGGCGCAACCGCGACGGTCTCTTCGCTTAG
- a CDS encoding M56 family metallopeptidase yields MSDLHRFVLTYILNSIWQVPLVAIVAVGCMALLRKGSFSIQHRLWVAALVAAFLLPLASASGWFTFLAHPASGHLRSKAAPTMTLFLDGESAVSSFGAHQSSSWFAASAANAVILIWMGFVLYRMASLAWGWRRTLTIVRGGRTAVLPDAIDELWKTSQARFGLTKSSLLISNQIATPATLGAKRPVVLLPSGLLLTASEHEFAAIFAHESAHIQRCDFLWNILYEVLAIPIVYHPMTRMLRSRIADSRELVCDELAANELGNTAVYARSLIRIAESLSSASAPAPALGIFEGHNLEKRVITLIDRGPRLSRLATVMIVTCCSMLFGASCLAASAFNFQPAAIVSEELKPFAGTWHWMFKGKPFITMVLVPEGDHFSGYMTNAFLINDADGTMDAALEPGISPIARTFFAGRVLHIVVQDPRDKQHSDDWIMTLAGPDKAEFFIAEPDRPKNLKTWMAERVSNETTTPGKEINADAIYHVGGGVSAPKLVFSTEPEFPPGHTEKNFSGSCLISFVVNASGSPEQLKVVRSLGSDFDQSALDAVKQYRFEPAMFGGKPVPVGLKIEVAFKRF; encoded by the coding sequence ATGAGTGACCTTCATCGCTTTGTGCTGACCTACATTTTGAATTCGATCTGGCAGGTGCCGTTGGTGGCAATCGTCGCAGTTGGTTGTATGGCGTTGCTGCGTAAAGGGAGCTTTTCCATCCAGCATCGCCTGTGGGTTGCGGCGCTGGTCGCGGCGTTTCTGCTGCCGCTCGCGAGTGCCAGCGGATGGTTTACCTTCCTGGCTCATCCTGCTTCAGGACATCTGCGCTCGAAGGCTGCTCCGACGATGACCCTGTTTCTGGATGGCGAGAGCGCCGTGAGTTCCTTCGGTGCTCACCAAAGCTCAAGCTGGTTTGCAGCTAGTGCGGCGAATGCAGTGATCCTGATCTGGATGGGTTTCGTTCTTTACCGCATGGCTAGTTTGGCGTGGGGATGGCGGCGCACCCTGACAATCGTTCGTGGCGGACGAACGGCCGTGCTACCCGACGCCATCGATGAGCTATGGAAGACATCGCAGGCGCGCTTTGGACTCACCAAATCGTCTCTGCTGATCTCTAATCAGATAGCGACGCCGGCCACTCTGGGCGCAAAACGACCAGTGGTGTTGCTGCCATCTGGTTTGCTTTTGACTGCATCGGAACACGAGTTTGCCGCCATTTTTGCGCATGAGTCGGCTCATATTCAGAGATGCGACTTTCTCTGGAACATCTTGTATGAAGTGCTGGCGATTCCTATCGTTTACCATCCTATGACTCGTATGCTGCGGTCTCGCATCGCGGACTCGCGTGAACTGGTATGCGATGAGTTGGCAGCGAACGAGCTTGGCAATACGGCGGTCTATGCCCGTTCCCTGATACGGATTGCGGAATCTCTTTCATCGGCGTCCGCTCCTGCACCGGCACTGGGAATCTTTGAGGGTCACAATCTCGAGAAACGAGTGATTACGCTGATCGATCGAGGACCTCGCCTCAGCAGGCTCGCAACGGTGATGATCGTAACCTGCTGTTCTATGCTCTTTGGAGCGTCTTGCCTTGCAGCTTCCGCGTTCAATTTTCAGCCTGCGGCTATTGTCTCCGAGGAGTTGAAGCCTTTTGCCGGAACGTGGCATTGGATGTTCAAGGGCAAGCCGTTCATCACGATGGTGCTGGTGCCGGAGGGAGACCACTTCTCTGGCTACATGACGAATGCCTTCCTCATAAATGACGCAGATGGCACGATGGATGCAGCCCTTGAGCCTGGAATCTCTCCGATCGCGCGCACTTTCTTCGCAGGGAGGGTGCTGCATATCGTGGTGCAGGACCCGAGAGATAAGCAGCACTCCGACGATTGGATTATGACTCTGGCGGGGCCGGATAAAGCCGAGTTTTTTATCGCCGAGCCGGACCGTCCCAAGAATCTGAAGACCTGGATGGCGGAGCGGGTTTCCAACGAAACGACCACCCCCGGGAAGGAGATCAACGCAGACGCTATTTACCATGTTGGCGGAGGAGTGTCGGCTCCTAAGCTGGTGTTCTCGACTGAGCCTGAATTTCCCCCCGGACATACGGAGAAAAATTTCTCCGGCAGCTGCCTCATCTCGTTCGTCGTGAACGCGTCGGGTTCGCCTGAGCAGTTGAAAGTCGTTCGATCGCTCGGTTCGGACTTTGACCAAAGCGCCCTTGACGCCGTGAAACAGTACAGGTTCGAACCTGCCATGTTCGGCGGTAAGCCGGTCCCCGTGGGCCTGAAGATCGAGGTTGCTTTCAAGCGCTTCTAG
- a CDS encoding BlaI/MecI/CopY family transcriptional regulator, which produces MAERKGPSDLLTQLELQIMQVLWANGPSNVQTVQEALNSDPPLAYTTVQTMLNVLERKKKVRRRLRGRAYEYKAVVTHEAASRHAVRDMLDRMFGGSVDALLMNLLKDRQLSPEKLAELTERLTREEARQQKEKNHE; this is translated from the coding sequence ATGGCGGAACGAAAAGGGCCATCCGATCTGCTGACTCAGCTTGAACTCCAGATCATGCAGGTGCTCTGGGCGAACGGGCCGAGTAATGTTCAGACGGTGCAGGAGGCATTGAACAGCGATCCACCGCTCGCGTACACCACGGTGCAGACCATGCTGAATGTTCTCGAACGCAAGAAGAAGGTGCGACGCAGGCTTCGCGGGAGAGCCTACGAATACAAGGCTGTTGTGACCCACGAAGCTGCGAGCCGCCATGCAGTGAGAGACATGCTGGATCGTATGTTCGGCGGGTCTGTCGACGCGCTGCTCATGAATCTACTCAAAGATCGTCAACTGAGCCCGGAGAAACTTGCCGAGCTGACTGAACGACTGACGCGCGAAGAAGCCCGGCAACAAAAGGAGAAGAACCATGAGTGA
- a CDS encoding PmoA family protein has product MRRLLLGCALVMSAMSVANAAAKGVQVVADESHQRVDITIDGKPFTSYVWPSTLKKPVLYPLIAADGVTVTRGYPLAPRDGERVDHPHHAGMWFNYGNVDGFDFWNNSDAIKPEDRGKMGSIHHQKIVSAKSGAKGELEVESLWTAGSGKDVLKQTTKYVFWQKGDARYIDTEVTLTALDKVVFHDDKEGLLGIRVAHFLESATEKGGTFADASGRPTPVASGTAGATGVYLTSEGKKGDAVWSTRGKWCELTGTDADGHVESIAILDHTKNPNYPTYWHARGYGLFAANPLGQKIFDPKAAQLDYTIEKGQSATFRYRVIVMDHAADATEMNQQQAAFEGAA; this is encoded by the coding sequence ATGCGTAGGTTGCTGCTTGGCTGTGCGCTGGTCATGAGTGCAATGAGTGTAGCGAATGCGGCGGCGAAGGGCGTCCAGGTGGTGGCTGATGAGAGCCATCAGCGAGTCGACATCACGATCGACGGGAAGCCCTTTACTTCGTACGTGTGGCCCTCGACGCTGAAGAAGCCGGTGCTCTATCCGCTGATTGCGGCGGATGGCGTGACGGTGACGCGTGGGTATCCGCTGGCTCCGCGGGATGGGGAGCGGGTGGATCATCCGCATCATGCGGGGATGTGGTTCAACTACGGCAATGTGGACGGGTTCGACTTCTGGAACAACTCGGACGCGATCAAGCCAGAGGATCGTGGGAAGATGGGGTCGATCCATCACCAGAAGATCGTCTCTGCGAAGAGTGGTGCTAAGGGCGAGCTTGAGGTCGAGTCCCTGTGGACTGCGGGCAGCGGCAAGGATGTGCTGAAGCAGACGACGAAGTATGTGTTCTGGCAGAAGGGCGATGCCCGGTATATCGATACTGAGGTCACGCTGACAGCGCTGGACAAGGTTGTCTTCCACGATGACAAGGAGGGACTGCTGGGGATTCGTGTGGCTCACTTTTTGGAGTCGGCTACGGAGAAGGGCGGGACGTTTGCCGATGCTAGTGGCCGGCCTACTCCTGTTGCGAGTGGAACAGCTGGAGCGACGGGAGTTTATCTAACGAGCGAAGGCAAGAAGGGCGACGCTGTCTGGTCGACGCGCGGGAAGTGGTGCGAGTTGACCGGCACCGATGCTGATGGTCATGTGGAGAGCATTGCGATTCTCGACCATACGAAGAATCCGAATTATCCGACGTATTGGCATGCGCGTGGATATGGGTTGTTCGCGGCGAATCCGCTGGGGCAGAAGATCTTCGATCCGAAGGCGGCACAGTTGGACTACACGATCGAGAAGGGTCAGAGCGCGACGTTTCGGTATCGGGTGATTGTGATGGATCATGCGGCAGATGCTACGGAGATGAATCAGCAGCAGGCTGCATTTGAGGGGGCGGCCTAG
- a CDS encoding Gfo/Idh/MocA family protein, which translates to MALQDKSRREFVKIGAAVAGTVATWNATSYAKIVGANDRVRVGVVGCGDRMKQALIPSFHIHAKEMNFEFVAISDLWNKRREDGVAYIQKICGTKVDTVRNNDELYARNDVDAVLIATADFQHAQHGVEAVKAGRDAYVEKPLAHTMKDARAIRDTVHASKQVVQIGTQRRSTPSYQKAYEYIKSGKFGDIVMVEMTWNVNQPGRWRRPDVVPLLKEEDTDWKRYLLDLPHEPFDARKYLEFRLFWPYSSGIPDQWLVHQIDTVHWFSGYPHPRSVVANGGNYLWHDGRKNWDTMTAVFDYGPEDDLTKGFQVQYSSRFTNSAGGVKELYYSNAGMLDMDKQTVTPTGGLTAKSAAEMKMEANLLEPFSLSKAVEETSTSANTGADNQTSANMRNWMECVRSRKTPNASVDAGYSHSVALCMNIAAIQTGQKVTFNDKTQQVMVGGKVYA; encoded by the coding sequence ATGGCACTGCAGGATAAGAGTCGGCGGGAGTTTGTGAAGATAGGCGCGGCGGTCGCGGGTACAGTTGCGACTTGGAATGCAACGAGCTACGCAAAGATTGTGGGAGCCAACGATCGCGTTCGCGTCGGTGTGGTGGGGTGCGGCGATCGGATGAAGCAGGCCCTGATTCCCTCGTTCCATATACATGCCAAGGAGATGAACTTTGAGTTCGTGGCGATCTCGGACTTGTGGAATAAACGGCGCGAGGATGGCGTGGCGTATATCCAGAAAATATGCGGCACAAAGGTCGATACGGTTCGGAACAATGACGAACTGTACGCCCGCAATGATGTGGATGCGGTGCTGATTGCTACGGCGGACTTTCAGCATGCGCAGCATGGCGTGGAGGCAGTGAAGGCGGGACGCGACGCCTATGTCGAGAAGCCGCTGGCGCACACGATGAAGGACGCGCGGGCAATTCGCGATACGGTTCATGCCAGCAAACAGGTGGTGCAGATTGGAACGCAACGGAGGAGCACTCCGAGTTATCAGAAGGCATACGAGTACATCAAGTCGGGCAAGTTCGGCGACATCGTAATGGTGGAGATGACGTGGAACGTGAACCAGCCGGGACGGTGGCGGCGTCCGGATGTGGTGCCTCTGCTTAAAGAGGAAGACACTGATTGGAAGCGTTACCTGCTGGACCTTCCCCATGAGCCGTTCGATGCACGGAAATATCTTGAGTTCCGGCTGTTCTGGCCTTACTCGTCGGGAATTCCGGACCAGTGGCTGGTGCACCAGATTGATACGGTGCACTGGTTCAGTGGGTATCCGCATCCACGCAGCGTAGTCGCGAATGGGGGCAACTATCTCTGGCATGACGGCCGCAAGAACTGGGATACCATGACGGCAGTCTTCGACTACGGCCCGGAGGATGATCTGACGAAAGGCTTCCAGGTGCAGTATTCGTCGCGGTTTACGAACTCTGCGGGCGGGGTGAAGGAGTTGTACTACTCGAACGCAGGAATGCTGGATATGGATAAGCAGACGGTGACTCCGACGGGCGGTTTGACGGCGAAGTCGGCGGCCGAGATGAAGATGGAAGCTAACCTGTTGGAACCTTTTTCGCTGAGCAAGGCGGTAGAAGAGACGTCCACTTCGGCTAATACGGGAGCAGATAATCAGACCTCGGCCAACATGCGCAACTGGATGGAGTGCGTCCGCTCGCGCAAGACACCTAACGCCAGTGTTGACGCAGGATATAGCCACTCTGTCGCGCTGTGCATGAACATTGCGGCGATCCAGACCGGGCAGAAGGTAACCTTCAACGATAAGACGCAGCAGGTGATGGTTGGGGGCAAGGTCTATGCGTAG
- the mutL gene encoding DNA mismatch repair endonuclease MutL — translation MGRIRILSDLVANQIAAGEVVERPASVVKELLENSLDAGATRIRIEVEAGGRKLIRIADNGHGMVKDDALLAFERHATSKLRTSDDLLSIATLGFRGEALPSIASVSRLTLETRSSEDDSGTVVEIAGGNILRVEDAGLPTGTTITIRDLFFNTPARRKFLKSEQTELSHIAALVTHYALAHPTKHFELHSATQALLIAPAVPNAADRLFQIFGKDTSNFMLPTAAELDFTRAGLPEPPPWKREIDYTPPDPGYLRITGFVSKPELQKLNRNAIYVFVNQRLVRDKLILHALTEAYRNIIPPTSFPVVLLFLEMPPQEVDVNVHPAKTEVRFRQSAFVHDFVRDTVRTVLMQARPAASFATALNSPHGPESSLLIDVSPLPGGPEPPIFDPTREAVSFDSADATDTAQWEPTSSGITTKSPGLTLAAPMVPPSPGRFAFPGHSIPVGYDTTEPTYEPATPQQADTLYALTTLKPLGQLRDSFILATNEEGLWIIDQHVAHERILFEKVLRERDTEQVQRQRLLMPLLIDLLPAQMITFAEIAEELERNGFEAEPFGPRTLAIKAAPVGLEGTELERMLEEVLAVPDRNQQTENSEARRRRIAASIACHAAIKINQPLDAAKIDWLLKELAKTEHPTACPHGRPIALRYSHKDIAKAFQRI, via the coding sequence ATGGGCCGCATCCGTATCCTCTCCGACCTGGTAGCCAACCAGATCGCTGCCGGCGAAGTCGTCGAGCGTCCCGCCTCCGTCGTCAAAGAGCTCCTCGAAAACTCCCTTGACGCCGGAGCCACCCGCATCCGCATCGAGGTCGAAGCCGGAGGCCGCAAGCTGATCCGCATCGCCGACAACGGCCACGGCATGGTCAAGGACGACGCCCTCCTCGCCTTCGAACGCCACGCCACCAGCAAGCTCCGCACCTCCGACGACCTCCTCTCCATTGCCACGCTAGGCTTCCGCGGCGAAGCCCTCCCATCCATCGCCTCTGTCTCCCGCCTCACCCTCGAGACGCGCTCCTCCGAAGACGACTCCGGCACCGTAGTCGAGATCGCCGGCGGCAACATCCTCCGCGTCGAAGACGCCGGTCTCCCCACCGGAACCACGATCACCATCCGCGACCTCTTCTTCAACACTCCCGCTCGCCGCAAATTCCTCAAGTCCGAGCAGACAGAGCTCTCCCACATCGCCGCCCTCGTCACCCACTACGCCCTCGCTCACCCGACAAAACACTTCGAGCTGCACTCTGCGACGCAAGCCTTGCTCATCGCACCCGCTGTACCCAACGCAGCTGACCGCCTCTTCCAGATCTTCGGCAAAGACACCTCCAACTTCATGCTCCCCACCGCCGCCGAGCTCGACTTCACCCGCGCCGGTCTGCCCGAGCCGCCCCCCTGGAAACGCGAGATCGACTACACCCCGCCCGACCCCGGCTACCTCCGCATCACCGGCTTCGTCTCCAAGCCCGAACTGCAAAAACTCAACCGCAACGCCATCTACGTCTTCGTCAACCAGCGCCTCGTCCGCGACAAACTCATCCTCCACGCCCTCACCGAGGCCTACCGCAACATCATCCCGCCCACATCGTTCCCGGTAGTCCTTCTCTTTCTCGAGATGCCCCCGCAAGAGGTCGACGTCAACGTCCACCCTGCGAAGACCGAAGTCCGTTTCCGTCAATCCGCCTTCGTCCATGACTTCGTCCGCGACACCGTCCGCACCGTTCTCATGCAGGCTCGCCCTGCCGCCAGTTTCGCCACCGCCCTCAACAGTCCCCACGGCCCCGAAAGCTCGCTCCTAATCGACGTAAGCCCCCTACCCGGCGGCCCCGAACCACCCATCTTCGATCCCACCCGCGAGGCTGTCAGTTTCGACTCCGCTGATGCAACCGATACGGCTCAATGGGAGCCAACAAGCTCAGGCATCACCACTAAATCCCCTGGTCTCACCCTGGCCGCCCCGATGGTCCCCCCGTCCCCCGGACGCTTCGCCTTCCCCGGCCACTCCATCCCCGTAGGCTACGACACTACCGAGCCCACCTACGAACCCGCCACCCCACAACAAGCCGACACACTCTACGCGCTCACCACCCTCAAGCCTCTCGGCCAACTTCGAGACTCTTTCATCCTCGCCACCAACGAAGAAGGCCTCTGGATCATCGATCAGCACGTAGCCCACGAGCGCATCCTCTTCGAAAAAGTCCTACGCGAGCGCGACACAGAACAGGTCCAGCGCCAGCGACTCCTCATGCCCCTGCTCATCGATCTCCTCCCCGCCCAGATGATCACCTTCGCCGAGATCGCCGAAGAGCTCGAGCGCAACGGCTTCGAAGCCGAACCCTTCGGTCCCCGAACCCTCGCCATCAAAGCCGCACCCGTAGGCCTCGAAGGCACTGAACTCGAACGCATGCTCGAAGAGGTCCTGGCCGTCCCCGACCGCAACCAGCAAACCGAAAACTCCGAAGCCCGCCGCCGCCGCATCGCCGCCAGCATCGCCTGCCACGCCGCCATCAAAATCAACCAGCCCCTCGACGCCGCCAAGATCGACTGGCTCCTCAAAGAATTAGCCAAAACCGAACACCCCACCGCCTGCCCCCACGGCCGCCCCATCGCCCTCCGCTACTCCCACAAAGACATAGCCAAAGCCTTCCAGAGAATCTAA
- a CDS encoding PEP-CTERM sorting domain-containing protein, whose translation MRSSFRSVLLVVGLVLSASCFVHADTITISFSEYATGTVGGQSFTNQLLTYSGSFTTVQLAACQVDPSFNCVEAPGEIFFELMNGLTTTFTVGGLGTFTGTGRDDVDFDYSGSLTSIAPRFGGDFDHFLVIPTTPSFLGSTCVMNFPPFYCPIYAATSGGDLILTSVGDTYSTEVLVDGVPLASSTPEPSSLTLFASGALGIFELVRRRLQGPDDDQHWGTG comes from the coding sequence ATGCGCTCTTCCTTCCGCTCAGTTCTGCTTGTTGTGGGGCTTGTCCTTTCGGCCTCATGCTTCGTCCACGCTGATACGATCACCATCTCCTTCTCGGAATACGCGACGGGGACAGTGGGAGGTCAATCCTTTACCAATCAACTCCTGACTTATAGCGGCTCGTTTACTACGGTGCAGTTGGCAGCCTGTCAGGTCGATCCCTCATTCAACTGCGTAGAGGCCCCAGGCGAAATCTTCTTCGAGCTTATGAACGGTTTGACGACAACGTTTACTGTTGGAGGCCTAGGGACTTTCACGGGTACTGGTCGGGACGACGTTGATTTTGACTACTCCGGCAGCCTGACCAGCATCGCGCCTCGGTTTGGAGGGGACTTCGACCATTTCCTCGTCATACCGACGACGCCGTCATTTCTCGGTAGCACCTGCGTTATGAATTTCCCGCCCTTTTACTGTCCTATCTATGCCGCTACTTCAGGGGGCGATCTGATCCTCACTTCTGTCGGCGATACCTACTCCACCGAGGTACTGGTCGACGGTGTTCCTCTCGCCTCCTCTACACCGGAACCATCCTCACTCACACTCTTCGCAAGCGGGGCCCTTGGCATATTTGAACTGGTGCGCCGTCGTCTACAGGGGCCGGACGATGACCAGCATTGGGGGACAGGCTGA